The following are from one region of the Corythoichthys intestinalis isolate RoL2023-P3 chromosome 17, ASM3026506v1, whole genome shotgun sequence genome:
- the LOC130905124 gene encoding uncharacterized protein LOC130905124 — MKKLDASGESNAETSSLFSCRSDKSNAEISSLFSCRSDKLDAESSSFFSHHSKSSRSETKQSNRSSAESLSRSSASSRARIQAALAKAVAEATRARLAYAEEEISIKTEKARLEASLDVLHQRKEADAASAKADVMESVAAMFGMEEQNEKVLGFLPTQTNPEQKVSEYINKRHEAEPPHTTPSNYFPKHYIQPYQMEQPSPQLPVFTPIHVQQEPRQHHQLPQERGTQPHISGTQQNAFHSVPEVQQRLNSNHYSVDGVTSDLGRLLAKIQLLCGGLTKFDDKAENYPSWKLTFQSTITDVGLTANEEINLLIKWLGPKSSQYAVRIKAAHIRDPSVGLERIWTRLEEVYGLPEAIESSLFSRIEKLPKLSRQDTHRLQELADLIGDLEVAKQDGHLPGLSYLDTAWGVSKIVEKLPFYLQEKWIMAGSKYKEDHGVTFPPFSFFCEFVRGHARARNDPSFNSSSFRSQFCHTQKRKARK, encoded by the coding sequence ATGAAGAAGCTGGATGCAAGTGGCGAAAGCAATGCTGAGACTTCGTCACTCTTCTCCTGCCGTAGTGATAAAAGCAATGCTGAGATCTCATCACTTTTCTCCTGCCGTAGTGATAAACTCGATGCGGAGAGCTCGTCATTCTTCTCCCACCATAGTAAGTCCTCAAGATCTGAAACGAAGCAAAGTAATAGGTCTTCTGCTGAATCTTTAAGTAGATCATCCGCCTCTTCCAGAGCTAGGATTCAGGCAGCACTCGCTAAAGCTGTGGCTGAAGCCACAAGAGCCAGGTTAGCCTATGCTGAGGAAGAAATAAGTATTAAAACAGAAAAAGCACGATTAGAAGCAAGTCTCGATGTTCTCCACCAGAGAAAAGAAGCTGATGCAGCTAGCGCCAAAGCAGATGTGATGGAGTCTGTTGCAGCAATGTTTGGGATGGAAGAACAAAATGAAAAAGTATTGGGATTCCTCCCTACTCAGACCAACCCAGAGCAAAAAGTGAGTGAATATATAAACAAACGTCATGAAGCTGAACCCCCTCATACAACTCCAAGTAATTACTTTCCCAAACATTATATACAACCTTACCAAATGGAACAGCCCAGCCCTCAGTTACCAGTGTTCACACCCATTCATGTCCAACAAGAACCCAGACAGCACCACCAATTGCCACAAGAGAGAGGGACGCAACCTCATATAAGTGGAACCCAGCAAAATGCTTTCCATAGTGTACCAGAAGTACAGCAGAGGTTGAACTCAAACCACTACAGTGTTGATGGTGTAACCAGTGACCTTGGCAGACTCCTAGCAAAGATTCAGCTACTATGCGGGGGGCTGACTAAATTTGATGACAAAGCAGAGAATTATCCTAGTTGGAAGCTTACATTCCAGTCCACCATCACTGATGTTGGACTTACggcaaatgaagaaataaacCTCCTCATCAAGTGGCTGGGCCCTAAATCTTCCCAATATGCTGTGAGGATAAAAGCAGCCCATATAAGGGACCCTTCTGTTGGCCTGGAGAGGATATGGACCAGACTTGAAGAAGTATATGGTTTACCAGAGGCTATTGAAAGTTCCTTGTTTTCCCGAATAGAGAAACTTCCAAAGCTATCCCGCCAAGACACTCACAGGCTCCAGGAGCTTGCCGACCTCATCGGTGACTTGGAAGTGGCAAAGCAGGATGGCCACTTACCTGGTTTAAGTTATCTTGACACAGCCTGGGGAGTAAGTAAAATTGTGGAAAAGCTTCCCTTCTATCTTCAAGAAAAATGGATAATGGCTGGGTCAAAATATAAAGAGGATCATGGTGTAACATTCCCACCATTTTCCTTCTTCTGTGAGTTTGTGAGAGGCCACGCCAGAGCGAGGAATGACCCAAGCTTCAACAGTTCATCTTTCCGCAGCCAATTTTGCCATACGCAGAAAAGAAAAGCACGCAAGTAA